TCGCACTCTATTCTATGGTTCGACTCCATTACAAAAAGCCATTATTGGCATATGGGTTGTCTGTCATTGCAACAGTAGGTTTAATAATACTTTTTAAAGTACCAATCAGCAAAATGAAGTGACCTTTGTTTTTAGATATTGTTATTTGTATTTATACGCTCCCTTTTTCGCTTTGCATTTGAAGAAGGTCATATGACAAGGAATCCTTCTCTCAAGCTGAGAGAGCCTAAGATGGACAAACGTATTCCGAAATTCCTAGTTGAGGAGGATGTTATTCATCTTAAGATTACCTGTCATTCTCATCGGGAACATGCTCTGTTGGAGTTTCTGTACTGCACAGGCTGCCGCGTTGGAGATGTTCAGAAAATAAACATTGAAGATGTTAATTGGGAGAACTGTTCAGCAATTGTGAATGGTAAGGGTTCTAAACAAAGAGAGGTGTATTTTACTACCGAGTGTAAGGTTTGGTTAAAAAGATATTTAGAGAGCCGTGGGGATACTTGTAAAGCATTGTTTGTTACCGAAACGAATCCGACCCCGACGATTGACGATTCCAACAATACGTTGGTCATTAAAAAAGCTGTCAAAACGCGGGGGAATTAATGCTAATGTATATCCTCATCGATTCCGTCACACATAAGCCTGTCAATTGCTAGATAACGGTGTACCGTTAGAATTTATTCAGGGCATACTTGGGCATGAAAAAGCATCTACTACACAGATTTATGCTCAGCTGCGCGGTGAGCGTAATGAATGCCTCCACATAGGTAGAGCCTGAATTTGACTTCTGTAATTTAATCTTATACAGTTTGTATGTACAAACAATATAATTGCGTTTAGGAGGCAAACAAACTATGCGTTTTATCGTTTATTTGAAAATTGACCCTGCTACTCCGAAGGAAGAAATAGCGAAGCTGTTGCCGGCGGAGCGAGCGCGAGTTGCTGAACTTAAGGAACAAGGAATACTCGAAACGTTATATTTGTCCCATACGATGATGGATATTTGGGGTATTTTTGCCGGTGACAGCCTGGAGGTTGTTCAAAGCGCTGTACAGTCATTACCGTTTTACAAATTTATGACGGCTGAGTACACACAACTATTTGAAGGCTAAATCGATCCTGGACTTTTGACGGTGAATATATGAGCAAGCTTCCATTCGGGCTTTCCATCATTTGGAGCGAAAGGGGCTGCTTTTGCTTTAGGCGAAGGTCCTTCGCCTAAGAAGCGTTTGATCAGGTCGAAAATATCTATATAAGTTGAACTAATCTTGTGGCAGTTTGCCGCGGCAAACTGCTCCTTCTGTCGTAAATCTAACGGAGTTTATAGGTGGTCCCGATTGAACTAACGGGTACCTATAGTTCAATAACAACTTGTAAAAGGCAACCAGCCCCAGGTGGATTGGTTGCTTTTTCTTAAGTAAATGCTCGATGTAATAAGGAAAAAGGCTGATGAATGTATTAATGAAATAGATGGAATTTCAATTGATAGTTTTAATTCGTGCAGAGATAAAAAAGTTGAATATTCACTGTCATTTAAAGAATCTATGGCATCAGCCTCAATCTTATCAGATTTCACATATGACTTTGTTCACTTTTCCATTGGCTTTCCATATCTCACTAAAACATGCCAGAGTAATTTTAATTCTTGCAGAACTTCTTTGTAGGTTCCTCTATCGCTCCAATTACTTGGATTTCGTTTCAAGTCCATAGCTGCGGAGCCAATCATATTTACATCAATAAAATCACTTTGCGCAATTCTTTTGGCTAGTGAAGGCATCGAAGGACCTCTAAAATTCATAGGAACCTCATCAACCAAAAGTGTAAATCCCATGTGCCAGTAAAGATCGACTGAATACTTTAAACATATATGTTCTAAGATTCGTCCTGCCCTTAAATGATGGATCGGCAACAAGCATCTTTACGTCTTCTTCAAGAGAAATATCACCATGAACCTGCGCTTCGATATAGTGGTTAAGATTTCTTTCACCGATGGCAAAATCACTATAGAACGCATCCCTCATGAGAGCAGCCAAAATGAGGTCAAATTCCTCATACGTCCCCTTTTCCTTGGGGTCTTGGTGAGAATCCAAATAAGGGTTCTGGTGCAACAAATAAAACTGATCAAAAATATCCGCGATTTTAGTTTGCTTATGCTGTCAATCCAAACAATTTATTGATAAATTCAACTGCAGTGAGGGCAGACGAATGATTGTATTCGACCTGCCCTTTCCTTATCAAATGCATGACTTCGATTCCCGCGATTGTGTGTTCTGCAGTTACAAAAGACTTGAAACCCAGCATTGGTTTTATGACTTTCTTTATGAATCGATGATCTTGTTCAATAATATTGTTAAGATATTTCTGTTGTCGTAGTAGTGTTTCTTGTTTCATTACCTTATCGTCCTTCAATTGCTGAACCGCGGTAGGATAAGCAGGATTTTTATCTACGGTAATCACGCGCGGCGATTGATTATGTGGTGAAGTTAGCGCTTTCTTGAAAAATCGCTTGGCCGCGGAAGCATCTCGATTTTCAGACAGCATAAATTATTTGAAGTAAATATATCAATAATTGACGTATGCGGAAAGATAGTAAATTGAAGATATGTTTTGTCAAATCGAATGTGTATGAACGAAGAAATCGGCGTGATAGAGTAAAGTAAGCGCTTTATATTTTGGCTGCGATGGAGCATGGGGGGAGGACATAGACATTTTTGCAAGGAGTGGGATAGTTCAGACTGGATGAGAATGGCTTAGTGAAAAGGTCGAGGAGGTTCATATTGTGAAGAGAATAGTATCCATAGGGATGATTATGGTGATGATGGTTAGCTTTTGCTTATCTATGCAGCCATTGACGTCTTATGCAGCTTCGCCTTGGAATATCTTAAATGATAATTTAAGTGCATATGTCACGACGGGTTGGAGTACACAGAATACCGATAACACGCATAATACCATTGTGCAAAATGCGGATAACGTCACGATTGTCGATACGACATCGTTTTCCGCTTACTTGACGAAAAGCAACGTGCTGCCTACAACAGGCTCATTTACCTTTGAGGTAAGGGCTAAAGTGAACGGTACGGGCACGTTGAATGAGTTCACGGTTAGAAACACGAATTATTTGTCGAGCTTTTACATCACCTATGGGCAAGCCGGTGCGGTTCAAAATAAAGTGTCCGGTTCCACGAAAACGTTTACTTTGGACACTACCATTTATCACACGTACCGGATGGTTGTTCATGCGAATTACACCTACGATCTATACGTAGATGGAATTTTAGCTTGGAGCGGGGCGCCAAACGCAACAGGCGGGACGAGTTTGATTAAAATGGGCGGAGATTCAGCGAGTTACGCAAATGTAACGCTGGATCATGTTCGACTAGGTTCCGGGGAAATCTTGCCAGGCGGATATCCGCTTAGCTCCATTCAGATATCGGAAGTAACGACTTCAGTGGGGCAGACCCCCGTGATGCCAACTGTCGTGACTGCGGTATACGAAGATGATTCGACCGCATTTGTACCTGTGACATGGGTCGCGGTAGCACCTTCTCATTACGCGCAGCAAGGTGATTTTATCGTTAGCGGCAGCGTACAAGGAACTGCCGTGCCTGCTTTGGCCCATGTTACTGTAAACGCAAGTTCAGCAGTTATTACCGCTATCGCGCCAGTGAATGTCACAACACAGGCAAAGGTAGTTCCGGTATTGCCGACTGTGGTCAGTGTTACTTATGCAGACAGCTCAACGAATCAGGCTCCTGTCACATGGGCTTCTATTCCTGTAAGTGCCTACGGCTCGGCTGGCAGCTTTGATGTCAATGGCACAGTGCCGGGTACGGCTATTCCAGCTATCGCGCACGTGACTGTGCTTGCGGCAGCAGCGGATGAATTTGATCAACTACGCAGCAAGTTGAAGGATATGTTGACTGGCGGCACGAGTTACTCTGTTGCGGATCCGGATATTGTGAACCAAATAACGGCGATCACAGCGAAGGCGCAATCGAATTGGGATACGATGAATAAAGTGGGGAACCGCACGTATTTGTGGAGCGATCTGGCTAGTACTTCGAATTCCGCTCAAATTACGTCAGCCTATACCCGATTGAAAGAAATGGCCTTGGCATATGCAACGAGAGGCTCTTCCTTATATCATAGCACAGGCCTCTTGAGTGATTTAAGCAGCGCACTTGATTGGATGTATACAAATCGTTACAACGAAAACAAAATTTTATACGATAACTGGTGGGATTGGTGGATCGGAACTCCGCTTGCGATCAATGATATTGCCGTCCTGCTATATGAAGATTTAACGTTCCAGCAAATTTCGAACTACATGATGGCAATTGATCATTTTACGCCGATTGTGGATATGACAGCCGCTAATCGGGTTTGGAAAAGTCAGGTTGTCGCTTATCGCGGCATTATTGTGAAGGACGCTGCCAAACTGGCGATGGCAAGAGACGGACTAAGTCCGGTATTTCCGTATGTGACGCAGAGCGATGGCTTTTATACGGACGGCTCCTTCATCCAGCATGATATTACGCCTTACAATGGCGGTTATGGAGCGACGATGCTAGGAAATATGGCGGATGTCATGTATGTGCTTGGGGGAACGACTTGGGCCGTCACAGATCCGAAGTCTAGCAATGTGTACCAATGGATTTATGATAATTTTGAGCCGTTTATGTATAAAGGGCTTGTCATGGATATGTCACGCGGACGAGAAATATCCCGCTCCTATGTATCTGACCATATCGCAGGGCAGCGCGTAACCAGGGCGGTCATCCGTCTGGCGCAAATCGCGCCGTTCCAGCAAGCAGCTGATTTCAGAAAAATGATAAAATCCTGGATACAGACGGACACGTATGTGAACTTCTTCGTCAACAATCCCATCAATTACATCATGTTAGGAAAAACAATTGTGCAAGACGCTTCCGTTGTCCCTTACCCGCAAGGAGTATGGTTTAAACAATTCGCGAATATGGATCAGTCGATCCTGCGGCGTCCGGACTTCACGTTTGCTATTCGAATGCATTCTAGCCGAATTGCCAACTATGAAGAAGGCAACGGTGAAAATTTGAAGGGCTGGTATACCGGTGACGGGATGACCTACCTGTACAATAACGATCTTGGTCAATTTTCGGATGATTATTGGCAAACCGTTGATCCTTATAGAATGCCAGGCACGACGGTGGATCGGCAGACGCGTACAACGGGTGGGGGCAATAAAGTCAGCGGAAATGACTGGACGGGCGGCACCGAGATGCTCGGCACGTACGGCACGACCGGGATGGAGCTCGATGCGCTGTACAGCAATTTGACAGCGAGAAAGTCGTGGTTTTCGTTTGATAATGAAATCGTTGCTCTAGGCTCTGGCATCACGAGCCCGGATAATCGCACGATTGAGACCATTGTTGAAAACCGTAAGATTAACAACGCAGGCACGAACGCATTCACGGTGAACGGGACCGTGAAACCAAGCGCTCTTGGCTGGAACGAAACGATGAACGACGTTACTTGGGCGCAGTTCGCTGGGGATACACCGGGGACGGATATCGGTTACTATTTCCCTGGGGGGACAACGGTAAAGGGGCTTCGGGAAGCGAGAACAGGCGCTTGGAGCGATATCGATAGCCGAACAGGAACGCTTCAAACGCCGTTTACAAGCAACTATTTGACACTGTGGCTGGATCACGGGACGAACCCGACGAATAGCAAGTATCAATATGTTACGCTTCCGAATGCGACATCCGCACAGACGGCAGCCTATGCCAGCCATCCGGATATCACAATTCTGACGAATACGGAAGACGTGCAGGCTGTGAAAGAAAACAGTTTAAATATTATTGGAGCGAATTTTTGGAATGATAAAGTGAAATCGGTGAATGTGGACGGAAGCAATTGGATTACGAGTAATAAAAAGTCCTCTGTCATGACGCATCAGACAGCGCAGGATTTGGATGTCTCTATATCCGATCCGACGCATGACAATACGGGAAGCATTGATGTGGAGATCAACGCCTCGGCTTCTGGTGTCATTTCCGCTGATGCCGGCGTAACGATTAAGCGGTTGACACCGACGATTCAATTGCGTGTACAGGCAGCAGGTTCTAGAGGTGCCACTTTCCACGCGAAATTTAATATGACGACCAATGCAGCACTGCCGCAAGCGCCTGATTTGACAAGTGTGACGTCGGGCAACCATGCAGCAATTTTAAACTGGAGCAGTGTGCCTTCTGCGACTGGCTATCAAGTGAAATACGGAGCCGTTAGCGGAAGCTACACAAAAACCGTGCCAGCAGGTCTTGCTACAAGCTTGACAATCAACGGTCTTGCGAACGGAACTCCGGTTTATTTTACGGTGACGGCACTGAATCATCTCGGAGAGAGCGCCAATGCGAATGAGCGAAGCGTTGTTCCAATCGGTGAGCAATGGGGTCTGATCAACGATGATATGAGCGCATTTACAGCGGGCTGGACGACACAGGGAGCCGGTACGATCTCTCAAAATACCGGAGAAGTGAATGTGGTCGATAAAATCAATACAGCAGTGTATTTGTTGAAGAGCGGATTTGCAGCACCTTCAGGCGCGTTCACATTTGAAACGAGAGCGAAAGTGGCGGATGCGGACACCTTAAATGAATTTTCCTTACGCAGCTCGAATTATTTGATCAGCTTCTATTTAACTTACGGCACTTCGGGAACGGTTCAAAATAAAACGACCTCTCCGGATAAATCAGCCACATTGGATACGACGGTTTATCATACGTACCGAGTCGTTGTTCATGCCAACTACACATATGATATGTACATCGATGGCAATTTGGCTTGGAGTGGAGCAGCGAGTCTCGGCACGGGCTCGGATATTTTGAAAATTGGCGGTGACTCAGCTTCTCATGCCAACCTTGTATTGGATCACGTAAAAATGGGGATCGGTGAAATGCAGCCAGGTCCGGCTGCAGTCAGCTCAATTCCATCCATTGCTGTGACAACACGCGTAGGGGCTTCACCTGTGCTGCCGGCGCAAGTTGCCGCCCAGCTGGATGATGCGACAACGACTAACGTGACGGTAAGCTGGGGGGCGATTGATCCTGCGAATTTGGCACAACAAGGCACGTTTGCCGTGTATGGGGAAGTACAAGGCGGCACGCCACTGCTGGCACAAGCGAATGTTACTGTCGTGAACACGCAGGCCACGATCGTAGCGGTAGCGCCTGTTACGGTATCGACCTCCAAAGGGATTGCGCCGAGCTTGCCTGCTCAAGTGTTGGTGACGTACAGCGACAATATTACGGCTATGGTGTCTGTCAGCTGGAGCACGATCGATCCGTCGCAATATGCGCAGGCAGGAACGTTTGAGGTTGACGGCGATGTGACAGGAACAACTATTCAAGCGCAGGTTACTGTGAATGATCATTTGACATGGACCTTGGAAAACGATGCGCTTCGTACCAAAATCGAATACATGGACAGTGGCAGTATTCGTATGACCAGCTTTTATAATAAAGCAGCTAATGTCGACTATATGCCGCAAGCTCCAGCAGCAAATTTATCCACGCTGTTCCATTACAATTACCGCTATTTGGCATCGGGAGATAGCGGGAAAGAAGCAATTTCGACGACACAAACGCTGGATGCCAACGACGGCGGGTATGTGCTGGGTACCCCGACGGAGCATACGATTACGATGACATCAGCAACGGGACAAATCTCGGAAGTCGGCACTCGTCTGGAAATTCCGGTCACCAAGGACGGGATTACCGTTACGCTTTCTTTTGAACTGTACAAAGGCAATGCCGGTTTGAAATATCAAGCATACATTCGTAACAACCGTGCAGATTCAAGACTTCAGATTACGTCTTCCGATGTGATCAAGCTTGATTTCCCAGATCTCGCACATGATCTGCATTATGTCTACCTATCGAAATGGTATAGTACGACCGGTGGTGTTGATAAAGCAGACACGAAAAAGGACAGTGAAGATATTAAGGTAATCATTAACCGTTATGATTCAGGGGACGGCTTCTATGTCGGACCAGAGGTTAATTCCAAAACGGAAATTTTGAAAAGAGATCCGAGCTCTCCGGATACGGGGGCGCCGTATATGACGCGTTCTTTTGCTGGCATTAGTGCCTTTAAAGGGGATATGGTGAAGATTGCGACGAATCCGGAAGCACTGCAGCTCGTGTTGTTCCCGAATGAGCAATTTCCGTATATTGCTGTGAATTTGAGTGTGTTTAAGGGCGACATTGTCGACGGTAAAATGGCGGTCGAAACGCACTTGAGAGAACGCTTCAAGTACAACAACACCTCGACCATTCTCAACTCCAACGATTGGGAGTGGGGATCTGGCAAACGGAATGAAGCTTATTATCGATCAACGGTTGTACCGACCTTGAAGGCAGCAGGATTCGATATGGTGATGTTCGATGATGGCTGGAATAACGTAGGCGATAATGGTACATCAAGAGACGGCATTCAGCCGCTTCCATCGTATACGGACGATATGAACCGACTGACGAAGTACTATCATGATGAAGGGCTTATGTTCGGCTTGTGGTATTCGATGACCGGCGGCTATCATAACCGTGGGAATGATTTAGCGGATCCTGCTGTTATTGCTGCTAAGAAAAATAGTATCGAAGCGATGATTCAGAATTACCATCTATCGCATCAGATGGTTGATTTAACGGAGTTTTGGCCGAATCAGGCCGTTACGTCCTACTCGCATCCGACAGATAATGTTTATCGGAAAAATGTGCTGACGAATCAGGTGCTCAATGATCTCGTAGACACGTATCCGGATTTTAAAGCGAAATATACGACAGAAGTAGATATTTGGCCGACGCAAGGCGACCGCACGAATGAGCTGCTGCATGTCATCGACAACGGCTGGACGACATCCACAACGGAATATGGCGAGAGCTTGGATATTCCGATTTCTGCAGGATTATTTGGACATATGCCTTTAAATTCCGTTTACTTCAATATTGGGAATATGACAAGCGGAGATATGTCAACGTACTATAAATATTTATTTGCTCGCAACGTCAAGCATGGCAGTGATCCAAGCACATGGAGCCAGAAAGATATAGAGCTCATGGCCAAATTCAATGCTTGGCGGAAATCTGATCGCATTCGCACATTAACGGATTCAATTATGCGCCCTGTTTATAACGGTCCTGGCTGGGACAGCAATGTGGCGGCAAATTGGAATCAGAACAGCGGCCCTTATGCGATGATGCAGGTTTCGGAGCAGAAGGATCAAGCGCTGCTGATCGCAACTGGCGGTGGCAAAGCAGGTGCATCCGTAGTGAATGTCAATCTGCGCTGGCTGGATCCAGCGAAGCAATACTTGATCGAAGATGTATCTCTCGATGATACAGGCAGCTTTACGTATCGATTTAAGGGACTTCTGACAGGAGAACAGTTGAAGGCTTTCACCATTGATCTGGATGAGAATTCCTCCAAAGGCAAGGCTTATTGGATTCAAGAATATCATGGGGACAATTATCAAGTGCTTTATGCCGATGAGCATATTTCGAATGCGACGCTTTCAATGTCCAATGGCAAGATGGTCATTCAGGGCACGGGAACAGCAGGAAGCTCAGGTAAAGTAGTTGTCTACGGAAAGAACGAGAATGCCGTTATGATCGTCGATTTAAATCTGGACGTGAATGGCACCGGACAGCTAACCATTAATCAGTTTGAGCAGACAGAGGATGTATTCATTCCTAAACTGCCTTCAGCCAGTACGTTTGTGGCGGCAGATCTGTTCAGTGCAAATCTAACAACGGTTAGTGGCGGGACAGCTACCAAGGTTAGCAGCGGAACTACGCCAAACGCTTCTCCGAACGGGATGAACTTTACTTCAACGGACGCGTCAGCTGGCAGCTATATCGAATATAAAATCAATGTACCGAAGGCAGGCGTCTATAATGTGCAAGCGGCTGCTAAGGTATCGACGACAAGAGGAAGCGGGCAATGGTTCATCGAGGGTGCAGCGGCAGGCGGCGTCTGGAACCAAAATGAAGCAGAAAAAATCAAATTTTTTGATTTAGGGACAATAACGTTTCAGACTGCTGGCGAGAAAAGCTTCCGCTTCGTCTTCCAAGGCGGTACGAATAAAACAATCAATACAGATCGTTTCGTCCTCACGCCAGTCGATGTGTTAACGGGAAGCACCCTTGAGGCGGAAAATGCTAAAATAACGACCCCTTCCAGCGGTGCAAGCATCTTGATTGGTACTGATGCTGCTGCAAGCGGTGGCAAGTATGTATCAGGCACCATGACCGGCGGCATCGGAGAGCGTGTAGCGTTAACCTTTGATGTGGATCGTTCGGGTATGTTCGATGTGGTGGTTGCCCACAAGGTTCACCAGCAAAGAGGGATTGTGCAGCTATTGATTAATGGCGTTCCATTCGGAGAGCCGTTTGATCAATATGAGAATACGGTGGATGCGATGTATGTGGATCACAATTACGGCAGTTATACGTTTACGCCGGGCGAGTATACATTTACATTTGTCGTTACAGGTAAAAATGAAGCTGCAGCTAACTATAATTTGTCACTAGATGCGATTAAATTAATGAATAAAGAACCGAGCATTACATTTACGGGCGACAGAACCGTACAACAAGGCCACAGCATTACGGTGAGTGCTCAGGTCCTCGGACTGCAGCCGTTCTATGCAACCGGTGAGTATGTGAAATGGAGCATCGACAGTCAGGCTGCTGTCAATGACAGCAATAAAGTGGTGTCCCTCCAGTCAAATGGCTTGGAGACGACGGTTACTGGGGTTCAACCTGGCACAGCGCGTTTGAAGCTGATGAGCACCATTCATGCAAATGCGGTTGGCTATGTTCAAATTACAGTGAGCGAAGCCGATGTGCCACAGGCGACAATTGTCTCGTTGACACCGGTAGAGGCAGAGACGCAGGTTGGTACAGCACCACAGCTGCCTTCGACTGTTGAAGCGCTCTACAGCGACCATACGACAGCAAACGTGCCGGTGGTCTGGGACGCCATCCAAGCGGCTCAATATGCGCAAGCAGGCGCATTCATGGTATCGGGCGAAGTAGCAGGTACAGAATTGCCTGCGACTGTGCATATCACCGTGGTGGCCGTCCAGCAGCCTGGTGGCGGTGATCAAGATGAGCCTTCTACACCATCTGCTCCAGTGACTCAGACGCCTCCCACACCAAATACGGAAGTAACAATTACAAAAGAGGAATTCCAACATGCGCTTGAGCAGTCAGTAGATTCAACGCTGCATTTTGAGCGGACGCAAGCAGGAGAAGCTAATAAAGTAGAAGTTATACTTCCGGTTGCACTCTTGAAGGAGGCAGCTGCAAGCCAGATTAAGCAATTAACTTTTGTTTCTGGCAGTACCCAAGTCACGGTTCCTGTTCAAGCTTTTAGCCTGGAAGTCGATGCGAAGAATCTGCAAATTAGTTTCGGTGCTCTAGATTCGAAGGATCTCTCTGTGAAACAGAGCCAAGCTGTAGGCCGTGGAATCGTATACAGGCTGGCTATGCAAGTAGATGCAGCGCCGGTTCAGACGTTGAACGGACAAAAGATTAACATTGAGCTTGCCTATAAATTAAAGCAAGGTGAGAAGCCGGAGCAGATTGTTGTCAGCAAGTTGACAAGCGATGGTCAAAAGGAAGTTCTCATTCATGGCACCTATCATCCAGCAACTGGTGAAGTTGTGTTTACGGCGAACGAGCCGGGCGATTACCTTATCGGCTACAATGGCGTAAGCTTCCACGATTTGAACGATGTCGCGTGGGCGGAGTCAAGCATTCTGACGCTGGCTGCCCGGCAGATCGTGCATGGCGTGGCTGAAGGCAGATTCAACCCGGGGAGTCCGGTAACAAGAGCAGAGTTCTTGGCGCTGCTGATACGTACATTTGGACTCGACGATGGAAAAGCCCAAAGTAGCTTCCTTGATGTAAAGACGAGTGACTGGTATTACAGCGCGGTTGCCACAGCACAGCGCTTGGGCATTATTAGCGGTCGTGAGGATGGCAGTTTCGATGCAAACGGTGACATCTCTAGGCAGGATATGGCTGTTATGGCCTATCGCACGATGCAGGCTTTGAAGCTGAATGTGAGCTCAGACAGTAAGCCACAGGCGTTCCAGGATCAAGCGCAGTTTGCAGCGTATGCGCAAGATGCGATTGCCGCTATGCAAGCCGCAGGTGTCATTGAAGGCAGCGGAGGCAGCTTTATGCCGCTTGACGCAGCCACAAGGGCACAGGCAGCCGTCATCATGGCGCGACTCTTACAGAAGAGTGAGTAAAGGTTCAAGAGCTGCTGTCGCTTTCGCCTGGCCTATGCCCAGGACAGCGGCTCTTTTTTTAACAAATATCGTGGAATGAGAGCGAATATATCAATAATTGACAATTGGCAA
Above is a genomic segment from Paenibacillus sp. HWE-109 containing:
- a CDS encoding muconolactone Delta-isomerase family protein translates to MRFIVYLKIDPATPKEEIAKLLPAERARVAELKEQGILETLYLSHTMMDIWGIFAGDSLEVVQSAVQSLPFYKFMTAEYTQLFEG
- a CDS encoding DDE-type integrase/transposase/recombinase, whose translation is MLSENRDASAAKRFFKKALTSPHNQSPRVITVDKNPAYPTAVQQLKDDKVMKQETLLRQQKYLNNIIEQDHRFIKKVIKPMLGFKSFVTAEHTIAGIEVMHLIRKGQVEYNHSSALTAVEFINKLFGLTA
- a CDS encoding tyrosine-type recombinase/integrase; translated protein: MDKRIPKFLVEEDVIHLKITCHSHREHALLEFLYCTGCRVGDVQKINIEDVNWENCSAIVNGKGSKQREVYFTTECKVWLKRYLESRGDTCKALFVTETNPTPTIDDSNNTLVIKKAVKTRGN
- a CDS encoding tyrosine-type recombinase/integrase, producing MLDNGVPLEFIQGILGHEKASTTQIYAQLRGERNECLHIGRA